The following are encoded together in the Ralstonia insidiosa genome:
- a CDS encoding ATP synthase subunit I, which produces MHVLSHDEAVAMFGEQALRASRITPFSIVLGQVAITLLCALGWYVGSWFAGTGAASAGQAALSALLGGGVCVVPSAWFAMRLSTAKGFESIARLVVGEAIKVLGTVALLVIVVVVFKGLHWPPLLITLILALKMYWVGLALR; this is translated from the coding sequence ATGCATGTGCTCTCACATGACGAAGCGGTTGCCATGTTCGGCGAGCAGGCCCTGCGGGCTTCGCGTATCACGCCTTTCTCCATCGTGCTCGGCCAGGTGGCCATCACACTGTTGTGTGCGCTCGGATGGTATGTGGGTAGCTGGTTTGCGGGCACAGGCGCCGCGTCGGCAGGCCAAGCTGCGTTGTCGGCCTTGTTGGGTGGCGGTGTGTGCGTGGTGCCTTCGGCATGGTTCGCGATGCGACTGTCGACGGCCAAGGGGTTCGAGTCCATCGCCCGACTGGTGGTGGGCGAAGCGATCAAGGTGCTCGGCACGGTCGCACTGCTGGTGATCGTGGTGGTGGTGTTCAAGGGGCTGCACTGGCCGCCTTTGCTGATCACCCTGATCCTGGCACTCAAGATGTACTGGGTCGGTCTCGCATTGCGATGA
- a CDS encoding F0F1 ATP synthase subunit delta codes for MAELATVARPYAEALFRVAKAGNLGAWSELVSEMGQVAAVPDMKAVADDPKLSKADVAGIFLSALKSPVSHEAKELVGLLVANKRLSLLPEIAAQFHVLRNASEGAADVEITSAFPLEGAPLTELVATLERKFGKKLQAHVSVDPSLIGGVRVQIGDEVLDTSVRARLTQMQSALTAA; via the coding sequence ATGGCAGAACTCGCAACCGTTGCCCGTCCGTACGCAGAGGCGCTGTTTCGCGTAGCGAAGGCCGGCAATCTGGGTGCATGGTCTGAGCTCGTGTCGGAAATGGGGCAAGTCGCCGCCGTGCCCGACATGAAGGCAGTCGCCGATGATCCGAAGCTCTCCAAAGCCGATGTGGCGGGGATCTTCCTGTCGGCGTTGAAATCTCCGGTATCGCATGAGGCGAAGGAACTGGTTGGCCTGCTGGTGGCCAACAAGCGCCTGTCGCTGCTGCCGGAAATTGCCGCGCAATTCCATGTGCTGCGGAATGCCAGCGAAGGCGCCGCCGACGTCGAGATCACCAGTGCGTTCCCGCTTGAGGGCGCGCCCCTGACCGAACTGGTCGCCACGCTCGAACGCAAGTTCGGCAAGAAGCTGCAGGCTCACGTAAGCGTCGATCCTTCGTTGATCGGCGGCGTGCGTGTGCAGATTGGCGACGAAGTGCTCGACACCTCGGTGCGCGCGCGCCTGACGCAGATGCAGTCTGCGCTGACCGCCGCGTAA
- the atpB gene encoding F0F1 ATP synthase subunit A, with protein sequence MATEVAEAAGHAAEHALTPSAYIAEHLQNFNSIGGKQASVVDFTVINWDTMFWSVLMGLIGIIFLGMAARRVTSGVPGRFQAFVELVVEMVDDQAKGIIHGDRSWIAPLALMVFVWVTLMNAVDLIPVDWVTGVNHLLGTFGLHVPHHRAVATADLNGTFGMSFAVLILMIYYSFKIKGAGGFAHELLSAPFGAKWYLAPFNLVLNIIEFLAKAVSLGMRLFGNMYAGELVFLLIALLGSVWTFGADTSALGFVGHVVAGAVWAIFHILIVLLQAFIFMMLTLVYIGQAHEHH encoded by the coding sequence ATGGCAACTGAAGTCGCAGAAGCCGCCGGCCACGCCGCCGAGCACGCTCTCACGCCTTCCGCGTATATCGCGGAGCATTTGCAGAATTTCAATAGCATCGGTGGCAAGCAGGCGTCCGTCGTCGACTTCACCGTCATCAACTGGGACACGATGTTCTGGTCCGTGTTGATGGGCCTGATCGGCATCATCTTCCTGGGCATGGCCGCGCGCCGTGTCACCTCTGGCGTTCCCGGTCGTTTTCAAGCCTTCGTTGAGCTGGTTGTCGAGATGGTCGACGACCAGGCCAAGGGCATCATCCACGGCGATCGCTCCTGGATCGCTCCGCTGGCCCTGATGGTTTTCGTCTGGGTCACGCTGATGAACGCGGTCGACTTGATCCCGGTGGATTGGGTGACGGGCGTCAATCATCTCCTGGGCACCTTCGGCCTGCACGTGCCGCACCACCGCGCAGTGGCCACGGCTGACCTGAACGGCACGTTCGGCATGTCGTTCGCTGTGCTGATCCTGATGATCTACTACAGCTTCAAGATCAAGGGTGCGGGCGGCTTCGCGCACGAGCTGCTCTCCGCTCCGTTCGGCGCCAAGTGGTACCTCGCGCCGTTCAACCTGGTCCTCAACATCATTGAATTCCTCGCCAAGGCTGTGTCGCTGGGCATGCGGTTGTTCGGCAACATGTACGCAGGCGAGCTGGTGTTCCTGTTGATCGCGCTGCTTGGCTCGGTCTGGACGTTCGGTGCTGACACGTCGGCACTGGGTTTCGTGGGTCACGTGGTGGCGGGTGCAGTGTGGGCGATCTTCCACATCCTGATCGTGCTGCTGCAAGCCTTCATTTTCATGATGCTGACGCTGGTGTACATCGGCCAGGCACATGAACACCACTAA
- a CDS encoding ParA family protein: MSNIFVIANQKGGVGKTTTTVNLAAGLAAQGQRVLLVDLDPQGNASMGSGIDKHTLEFSVYQVLVGLATIPQARQRSEAGRYDVLPANRDLAGAEVELVDLEHRENRLKLALAEVDADYDFVLIDCPPSLSLLTLNGLCAAHGVVVPMQCEYFALEGLSDLVNTIKQVHANLNRDLKVIGLLRVMFDPRVTLQQQVSAQLESHFGDKVFKTLIPRNVRLAEAPSYGMPGVAFDPASKGAKAYLDFGAEMIARVRQMADTPA; this comes from the coding sequence ATGTCGAATATTTTCGTGATCGCCAACCAGAAGGGTGGGGTCGGCAAGACCACCACCACGGTGAACCTCGCCGCCGGCCTGGCCGCGCAAGGGCAGCGCGTGCTGCTGGTCGATTTGGACCCGCAGGGCAACGCCTCGATGGGCTCGGGCATCGACAAGCACACGCTGGAATTCAGCGTGTATCAGGTGCTCGTCGGCTTGGCGACGATTCCGCAGGCGCGCCAGCGCTCGGAAGCCGGCCGCTACGATGTGCTGCCCGCCAACCGTGACTTGGCCGGTGCTGAAGTCGAACTGGTCGACCTGGAGCATCGCGAAAACCGCCTCAAGCTCGCATTGGCTGAGGTCGATGCCGACTACGACTTCGTCCTGATCGATTGCCCGCCGTCGCTGTCGCTGCTTACGCTCAACGGCCTGTGCGCCGCGCACGGCGTGGTCGTACCGATGCAGTGCGAGTACTTCGCGCTCGAAGGGCTGTCGGATCTGGTCAACACCATCAAGCAGGTGCACGCCAACCTGAACCGTGATCTGAAGGTGATCGGCCTGTTGCGTGTGATGTTCGACCCGCGTGTGACGCTGCAGCAGCAGGTATCGGCGCAGCTCGAGTCGCACTTTGGCGACAAGGTCTTCAAGACGCTGATCCCGCGCAACGTGCGCCTGGCCGAGGCGCCGTCGTACGGCATGCCGGGTGTGGCGTTCGACCCTGCGTCGAAGGGCGCCAAGGCCTACCTGGATTTCGGCGCCGAGATGATCGCGCGCGTGCGGCAGATGGCCGACACGCCGGCCTGA
- a CDS encoding ParB/RepB/Spo0J family partition protein: MSTMKKKGLGRGLEALLGSPAEIVETAKQEGAPTVLKLEQMQPGKYQPRTRMDEGALQELAASIRAQGLMQPILVRKIASDGPQPKYEIIAGERRFRASRLAGLTEVPVLVKDVPDESAAAMALIENIQREDLNPLEEAQGIARLVREFQFTHEQAAESVGRSRSAVSNLLRLLNLAQPVQTMLMAGDIDMGHARALLAVDSATQILLANQIVNKRLSVRETEKLVALTLKPFELKSLKQKGAHQGGRDVARLEEELADQLGLGVQIKLAAKGRGQLTVQFSSLDEFDGLLARLRPDGGEEAA, translated from the coding sequence ATGAGCACGATGAAGAAAAAGGGACTGGGCCGCGGCCTCGAGGCGCTGCTGGGCAGTCCCGCCGAGATTGTCGAGACCGCCAAGCAGGAGGGCGCGCCGACGGTGCTGAAGCTCGAGCAGATGCAGCCCGGCAAGTACCAACCGCGTACGCGCATGGACGAAGGTGCGCTGCAGGAGTTGGCCGCGAGCATTCGCGCGCAAGGCCTGATGCAGCCGATCCTGGTGCGCAAGATCGCGTCCGACGGCCCGCAGCCCAAGTACGAAATCATCGCGGGCGAGCGCCGCTTCCGCGCCTCGCGCTTGGCCGGTCTGACCGAAGTGCCGGTGCTCGTGAAGGACGTGCCGGACGAATCGGCCGCCGCCATGGCGCTCATCGAGAACATCCAGCGCGAAGACCTCAACCCGCTGGAAGAAGCGCAGGGCATTGCGCGCCTGGTGCGTGAATTCCAGTTCACGCACGAGCAGGCGGCAGAATCGGTGGGCCGCTCGCGCAGCGCGGTATCAAACCTATTGCGCCTGTTGAATCTCGCCCAGCCTGTGCAGACGATGTTGATGGCCGGCGACATCGACATGGGCCACGCCCGTGCGCTGCTAGCAGTCGACAGTGCGACACAAATCCTGTTGGCCAACCAGATCGTCAACAAGCGCCTGTCGGTGCGCGAGACGGAAAAGCTGGTGGCGTTGACGCTCAAGCCGTTCGAGTTGAAGTCGCTCAAGCAGAAGGGCGCACATCAAGGGGGGCGAGATGTCGCCCGTCTGGAAGAAGAACTGGCTGACCAACTGGGCTTGGGCGTACAGATCAAGCTGGCGGCCAAGGGCCGTGGCCAGCTGACCGTGCAGTTCAGCAGCCTCGACGAGTTTGACGGTTTGCTGGCGCGCCTGCGTCCGGACGGCGGCGAAGAGGCTGCCTGA
- the atpE gene encoding F0F1 ATP synthase subunit C has protein sequence MQAFLANIQGLTAIGIGIIIGLGAIGACLGIALMGGKYIEACARQPELMNPLQTKMFLLAGLIDAAFLIGVGVAMLFAFANPLLSVIK, from the coding sequence ATGCAAGCATTTCTCGCCAACATCCAAGGTCTGACCGCCATCGGTATCGGCATCATCATCGGCCTGGGTGCTATCGGCGCCTGCCTCGGCATCGCACTGATGGGCGGCAAGTACATCGAAGCCTGCGCACGTCAGCCTGAGCTGATGAACCCGCTGCAAACCAAGATGTTCCTGCTGGCTGGCCTGATCGACGCGGCATTCCTGATCGGCGTTGGTGTGGCCATGCTGTTCGCGTTCGCCAACCCGCTGCTGTCGGTCATCAAGTAA
- a CDS encoding F0F1 ATP synthase subunit B — translation MNLNATLVAQMVVFFILWWVVAKFIWPPLVKALDERAKKIADGLAAADKGKAELELANKRVEQALTEARNEGAQRIADAEKRAQMSADEIKQNAQAEAARIIAQAKAEAEQQTVRARESLRDQVATLAVKGAEQILKREVNAQVHSDLLNQLKAEL, via the coding sequence ATGAACCTGAACGCCACACTCGTTGCGCAGATGGTCGTGTTCTTCATCCTGTGGTGGGTTGTTGCCAAGTTCATTTGGCCGCCCCTGGTGAAGGCGCTCGACGAACGCGCAAAGAAAATTGCCGATGGCCTGGCCGCTGCCGATAAGGGCAAGGCTGAGCTGGAGCTGGCCAACAAGCGGGTCGAGCAGGCACTGACCGAAGCGCGCAATGAAGGCGCGCAGCGCATCGCGGACGCTGAAAAGCGTGCCCAGATGAGCGCCGACGAGATCAAGCAAAACGCCCAAGCTGAAGCTGCACGCATCATCGCGCAAGCCAAGGCCGAAGCCGAGCAGCAAACCGTGCGCGCGCGTGAATCGCTGCGTGACCAGGTTGCCACGCTGGCTGTGAAGGGTGCCGAGCAGATCCTCAAGCGTGAAGTCAATGCGCAGGTGCACTCTGATCTGCTCAATCAACTCAAGGCTGAGCTGTAA